A stretch of Christensenellaceae bacterium DNA encodes these proteins:
- the tuf_1 gene encoding elongation factor Tu, translating into MAKGKFERTKPHVNIGTIGHVDHGKTTLTAAITSVLAKSGQAEATKYDEIDKAPEEKERGITINTAHVEYETPTRHYAHVDCPGHADYVKNMITGAAQMDGAILVVSAADGPMPQTREHILLARQVGVPYIIVYMNKTDQVDDPELLELVEMEIRELLTEYDFPGDDTPIIKGSALKALEAAQASDDIKDNADCQSIFELMDAVDSYIPEPERDVDKPFLMPVEDVFSITGRGTVATGRVERGKVKVQDTVEIVGLTDEKRSVVVTGVEMFRKLLDEAITGDNIGVLLRGVQRDEIERGQVLSAPGSIHPHTHFNSSVYVLKKEEGGRHTPFFNGYRPQFYFRTTDVTGVIELPGGTEMVMPGDNIEMEIKLITPIAIEEGLRFAIREGGRTVGSGVVSGVID; encoded by the coding sequence ATGGCAAAGGGAAAGTTTGAGAGAACGAAACCGCATGTAAACATCGGAACGATCGGACACGTAGACCACGGGAAAACGACGCTGACGGCGGCGATCACATCGGTGCTGGCAAAGAGCGGCCAGGCGGAAGCGACAAAGTATGACGAAATCGACAAAGCGCCGGAAGAAAAAGAGCGTGGAATCACGATCAATACGGCGCACGTGGAATATGAGACGCCAACGCGGCACTACGCGCACGTAGACTGCCCGGGACACGCGGACTATGTAAAGAACATGATCACGGGAGCGGCGCAGATGGACGGGGCGATCCTGGTGGTATCAGCTGCGGACGGCCCGATGCCGCAGACGCGGGAGCATATCTTGCTCGCGAGGCAGGTAGGGGTACCGTACATCATCGTATACATGAATAAAACAGACCAGGTAGACGATCCGGAGCTTTTAGAGCTGGTGGAAATGGAAATCAGGGAGCTGCTGACCGAGTACGACTTCCCGGGCGACGATACGCCGATTATCAAGGGAAGCGCGCTGAAAGCGTTGGAAGCGGCGCAGGCGTCGGACGACATTAAAGACAACGCTGACTGCCAGAGCATTTTTGAGCTGATGGACGCGGTAGACAGCTACATTCCGGAACCGGAAAGAGACGTAGACAAGCCGTTCCTGATGCCGGTAGAGGACGTATTCTCGATCACAGGACGCGGCACGGTAGCAACGGGCAGAGTGGAAAGAGGAAAAGTAAAGGTACAGGATACGGTAGAGATCGTAGGACTGACGGACGAGAAGAGAAGCGTAGTAGTAACGGGAGTGGAAATGTTCCGGAAGCTTCTTGACGAAGCGATCACGGGAGATAACATCGGTGTGTTGCTGCGCGGGGTACAGAGAGACGAGATCGAGCGCGGGCAGGTACTGAGCGCGCCGGGATCGATCCATCCGCATACGCACTTCAACAGCAGCGTATACGTACTGAAGAAAGAAGAGGGCGGACGCCACACGCCGTTCTTTAACGGATACCGTCCGCAGTTTTACTTCAGGACGACGGACGTAACGGGAGTGATCGAGCTTCCTGGCGGAACGGAAATGGTAATGCCAGGGGATAACATCGAGATGGAGATCAAGCTGATCACGCCGATCGCGATCGAAGAGGGACTGCGTTTTGCAATCCGCGAGGGCGGCAGGACGGTAGGGTCCGGCGTGGTATCGGGCGTTATCGACTAA
- a CDS encoding xylulokinase: protein MKYFLGIDAGTNGVKAIVIEENGYLAGMGYEEYNMITPKYHYAEENPGEWWAACKKAVRRAVHSSDAGRKIEAIGITGQMLATTCLDRNLDTIGNCIIWLDQRATREKAWIEENIGSDTFLGITANHPLPGFWAPKLMWMQKHTPEEYEKIYKVLFSKDYLRFKMTGDISTEVTDASGSFLFDVPRRKWSDKLFSMCGIDKSIVPDRVLESCDVAGYLQRDIARELGLKSGIPVVAGCGDQQAGGVGNGVIETGMVSSTIGASGVVFAAMDTPIADKLPRAALSMCHVQQEKWCLFGCTLGAGGSFKWLRDSMFPTEKKELASLGKDVYNYMSELAQNANPGSEGLCFLPYLNGERTPYSDPNASGVFFGITYRHGREELCRSVMEGVTFSLRDTLEILREYDIEVNEIRASGGGAKSSLWRHIQADVFNASILSTSIEEAPACGVALMASVGCGAFASLKDACRSIIKITGEVSPDPTNVEIYEEYYGTYRSLYPILKDTYARQAELVVKNSERFDY, encoded by the coding sequence ATGAAGTATTTTCTCGGCATCGATGCCGGAACCAATGGCGTAAAGGCCATTGTTATAGAAGAAAACGGTTATCTCGCCGGTATGGGATATGAAGAATATAATATGATCACGCCCAAATATCATTACGCTGAGGAAAACCCCGGCGAATGGTGGGCCGCGTGCAAAAAGGCTGTCCGCAGGGCCGTCCATTCAAGTGACGCAGGCAGGAAGATCGAAGCGATCGGTATTACCGGCCAAATGCTTGCGACCACATGCCTTGACCGTAACCTGGACACAATCGGCAACTGCATTATCTGGCTCGACCAGCGTGCTACCAGGGAAAAGGCGTGGATCGAAGAAAATATAGGTTCCGATACTTTCCTCGGGATCACGGCCAACCATCCCCTGCCCGGTTTTTGGGCGCCCAAACTGATGTGGATGCAAAAGCATACGCCGGAGGAATATGAAAAAATCTATAAGGTATTGTTTTCCAAGGATTATCTGCGTTTTAAAATGACGGGCGACATCTCGACAGAGGTTACGGATGCGTCCGGTTCCTTTTTGTTTGACGTTCCGCGCCGGAAATGGTCTGACAAACTTTTTTCCATGTGCGGGATTGATAAATCGATCGTACCCGATCGTGTGCTGGAATCGTGTGACGTGGCCGGATACCTTCAGCGGGATATTGCCAGAGAGTTGGGGCTTAAGAGCGGTATCCCCGTGGTTGCGGGCTGTGGAGACCAGCAGGCCGGCGGCGTGGGCAACGGCGTCATCGAGACCGGTATGGTTTCTTCCACCATCGGCGCTTCCGGTGTTGTATTTGCCGCCATGGATACGCCGATTGCCGATAAGCTTCCCCGCGCGGCGCTCTCCATGTGCCATGTCCAGCAGGAAAAATGGTGCCTCTTTGGATGTACGCTCGGCGCCGGCGGTTCCTTTAAGTGGCTGCGCGATTCCATGTTTCCTACGGAAAAAAAGGAACTTGCCTCCCTCGGTAAGGACGTATACAACTACATGAGCGAGCTTGCGCAAAATGCCAATCCCGGCAGCGAGGGACTTTGTTTTCTTCCCTATCTGAACGGCGAACGTACGCCGTATTCCGATCCAAACGCTTCAGGCGTATTCTTCGGTATTACTTACCGTCACGGACGCGAGGAACTTTGCCGCAGCGTTATGGAGGGCGTTACTTTCAGCTTGCGTGACACGCTGGAAATCCTGCGCGAATACGACATCGAGGTCAATGAGATACGGGCTTCGGGCGGCGGCGCGAAAAGCAGTCTTTGGCGGCATATCCAGGCTGATGTTTTCAACGCTTCCATCCTGAGTACCAGTATTGAGGAAGCTCCGGCCTGCGGCGTGGCGCTCATGGCTTCCGTCGGCTGCGGCGCTTTTGCATCTTTAAAGGACGCCTGCCGTTCCATCATCAAAATAACCGGCGAAGTTTCTCCCGATCCCACCAATGTAGAAATTTACGAGGAATACTATGGAACTTACCGTTCCCTATATCCCATTTTAAAAGACACTTACGCGCGCCAGGCAGAACTGGTTGTCAAAAACAGCGAACGTTTCGATTATTAA
- the deoR_2 gene encoding DNA-directed RNA polymerase sigma-70 factor, with product MAFSIEERYDLKVKIAHLYYMEDKTQAEISKMLNISRPTIVKMLKEAKQEKIVRIQIAEPRQTNAFLKDELTLRHLLGIEDVKIVNVPSENRDIIDDRIGSATAVYTANLLKSGSHIGFGWGRTLECFAEKVKTTNKIKDIEFIPLVGGLGTNREVNILSNALCEKVAANFPRSTIRYLYAPMIATNVLTAQAFLDSKPIKAIFSKAKMLDMAVVGVDGDLDHSSTIENALAADSDAVTREDVEELKRSKAVGCICARFYDLNGNPCSTSLNRRVIAVNTETLKSIPTVIAAAGGKFKVGAIIGAARSKLFNVLITDEYTAKGILERLKPEEDK from the coding sequence GTGGCTTTCTCTATTGAAGAACGGTATGATCTGAAAGTCAAGATCGCGCATTTATATTATATGGAAGATAAAACGCAGGCTGAAATTTCAAAAATGCTGAATATCTCCCGTCCTACCATTGTCAAAATGCTCAAAGAAGCAAAACAGGAAAAGATCGTGCGCATCCAGATCGCCGAACCCCGTCAAACGAACGCCTTTTTGAAAGATGAGCTTACGCTGCGCCATCTTTTGGGAATAGAGGACGTAAAAATCGTCAATGTTCCCAGCGAGAATCGCGACATCATCGACGACCGTATCGGCAGCGCCACTGCGGTATACACCGCCAATCTTTTAAAGAGCGGCAGTCATATCGGGTTTGGATGGGGGCGGACGCTTGAATGCTTTGCCGAGAAAGTAAAAACCACCAACAAAATCAAGGACATCGAATTTATCCCTTTGGTCGGAGGCCTTGGTACCAACCGCGAGGTCAACATCCTTTCCAATGCGCTTTGCGAAAAGGTAGCGGCGAATTTTCCCCGAAGCACGATACGCTATCTGTATGCTCCTATGATCGCCACCAATGTCCTTACCGCACAGGCATTTTTGGATTCCAAACCAATAAAGGCCATTTTTTCCAAAGCAAAGATGCTGGACATGGCTGTCGTTGGTGTCGACGGCGACTTGGACCATTCCTCAACCATTGAAAACGCGCTGGCCGCGGATTCGGACGCGGTCACGCGGGAAGACGTCGAGGAACTAAAGCGTAGCAAGGCGGTAGGCTGTATCTGCGCCCGCTTTTATGACCTTAACGGCAATCCCTGCAGCACTTCCTTAAACCGCCGCGTGATCGCTGTCAATACGGAAACGCTCAAGAGTATTCCTACTGTGATCGCCGCCGCAGGCGGCAAATTTAAGGTTGGCGCTATCATCGGCGCGGCACGAAGCAAACTGTTCAATGTGCTCATTACGGATGAATATACGGCTAAAGGTATTTTGGAACGCCTGAAGCCGGAAGAAGATAAATAG
- a CDS encoding anaerobic ribonucleoside-triphosphate reductase activating protein codes for MNIAGLLKNGTIDFPHRLAAVVFTAGCNYDCGFCHNRHLLNTRDFMDDREVRTFLEKRAGLLDGVVLSGGEPTLQKDLVPFAGYLKELGYEVKLDTNGSNPTVVKTLLERNLLDYVAMDYKAPFARYAEICGGQADSAPVRETLNILFASDIEWELRTTVIPQLSPEDLSVMADEADTLPAYALQLYRPVGVEKLRVYSPREIEDFARSLSDRQPNIFARC; via the coding sequence GTGAATATCGCCGGACTTTTAAAAAACGGTACCATTGATTTTCCGCACCGGCTTGCGGCAGTAGTGTTTACGGCAGGCTGCAATTACGACTGCGGCTTTTGCCATAACCGCCACCTGCTTAATACACGGGATTTCATGGACGACCGCGAAGTGCGTACTTTTCTTGAAAAACGCGCGGGGCTTCTTGACGGCGTCGTACTTTCCGGCGGCGAGCCTACGCTGCAAAAAGACCTCGTTCCCTTTGCCGGATACCTGAAAGAACTCGGTTACGAGGTCAAGCTGGATACCAACGGCAGCAATCCCACTGTGGTTAAAACGCTGCTTGAGCGTAATCTCCTTGATTACGTCGCCATGGATTATAAGGCGCCTTTCGCCCGCTACGCGGAAATTTGCGGCGGGCAGGCGGATTCTGCTCCTGTGCGGGAAACGCTCAATATCTTGTTTGCTTCCGATATTGAGTGGGAGCTGCGCACCACCGTGATTCCCCAGCTTTCACCTGAGGATTTGAGCGTCATGGCTGACGAGGCGGACACGCTCCCAGCTTATGCCCTGCAGCTTTACCGTCCGGTGGGCGTGGAGAAGCTGCGCGTCTATTCTCCGCGGGAGATCGAAGATTTTGCGCGATCCCTGTCAGACCGTCAACCAAACATCTTTGCCAGATGTTAA
- a CDS encoding anaerobic ribonucleoside triphosphate reductase, with amino-acid sequence MITQIKKRDGSTQAFQKEKITWAIFKAVTAVGGDDFDTAQKISDDVVDLANLQLKTDTADVEQIQDLVEKVLIEGGHAKTAKAYILYREKRRAARESNALIGATIDMFSDYLDDKDWQIKENANTQKSINGMNNYVRETFTKQYWLHEIYPQEIRQAHTGGDFHIHDLGFFGPYCAGWDLKQLLMDGFGGVPGKVESSPANHLRSFLGQVVNSTFTTQGETAGAQAWSSIDTYCAPFIRYDNMTKKEVKQALQEFIFNINVPTRVGFQCPFSNLTFDIVCPRTLKDEAVITGGQVRRETYGQFQKEMDLFNEAFCEVMLEGDSKGRVFTFPIPTINVTNEFDWDSPVVNKFMEITCKYGIPYFSNYINSDLSPEDALSMCCRLRLDTKELRKRGGGLFGSNPMTGSIGVVTINLPRIGYLSKSEGEFKARLWQLVMMAKSSLEIKRKIIEDQTAKGLYPFSAHYLRNIKMRTGQYWFNHFNTIGVLGMNEALLNFFGDGTDLTTEKGQEFAVSIMNYMRDLMTQIQEETGHFYNLEATPAEGTSYRLAELDRKKYPEIICAGDEKVPYYTNSTQLPVGFTDDIFETMDLQDELQSLYTGGTVLHLYLGERISDIEVAKKLIRKIFTNYKLPYISLTPTFSICHEHGYLSGEQFTCPECGNDTEVWSRVVGYLRPVQNFHKGKKTEYDERVKYAIKENSL; translated from the coding sequence ATGATCACACAAATCAAGAAAAGGGACGGAAGCACCCAGGCTTTCCAAAAAGAGAAAATCACGTGGGCCATTTTCAAAGCCGTTACCGCAGTCGGCGGCGACGATTTTGATACCGCGCAGAAAATCAGCGACGACGTTGTGGACCTTGCCAACCTGCAATTAAAGACCGACACCGCAGACGTCGAGCAGATTCAGGACCTCGTGGAAAAAGTCCTCATCGAGGGCGGACACGCAAAAACGGCCAAAGCCTACATCCTGTACCGTGAAAAGCGCCGTGCCGCAAGGGAATCAAACGCCCTCATCGGCGCGACCATCGATATGTTTTCCGATTATCTCGACGATAAGGACTGGCAGATCAAGGAAAACGCCAATACGCAAAAATCTATCAACGGTATGAACAACTATGTGCGCGAGACGTTCACCAAGCAATACTGGCTGCACGAGATCTATCCGCAGGAAATACGGCAGGCGCATACGGGCGGCGATTTCCATATCCACGATCTCGGATTTTTCGGTCCTTACTGCGCGGGCTGGGATTTAAAACAGCTTTTGATGGACGGCTTCGGCGGCGTTCCGGGCAAGGTGGAATCTTCCCCCGCCAATCATCTGCGTTCTTTCTTAGGACAGGTCGTCAATTCCACATTCACCACGCAGGGCGAGACGGCAGGCGCGCAGGCATGGTCTTCCATCGATACTTATTGCGCCCCGTTCATCCGTTACGACAACATGACCAAAAAGGAAGTCAAGCAGGCGCTGCAGGAATTCATCTTCAACATCAACGTTCCCACGCGCGTAGGCTTCCAGTGCCCGTTCTCCAACCTGACTTTTGATATTGTCTGCCCGCGTACCTTAAAGGACGAAGCGGTCATCACCGGCGGCCAGGTACGGCGCGAGACATACGGGCAGTTCCAAAAAGAAATGGACCTCTTCAACGAAGCTTTTTGTGAAGTCATGCTCGAGGGCGATTCCAAGGGCCGTGTTTTCACGTTCCCTATCCCCACCATCAATGTCACCAATGAATTTGACTGGGATAGTCCGGTTGTCAACAAATTTATGGAGATTACATGTAAATACGGCATTCCGTATTTCTCCAACTACATCAACTCCGACCTTTCTCCGGAAGACGCGCTGTCCATGTGCTGCCGTCTGCGTCTTGATACCAAAGAGCTTCGGAAACGCGGCGGCGGACTGTTCGGCTCCAATCCCATGACGGGTTCCATCGGCGTTGTCACCATCAACCTGCCGCGTATCGGCTATCTCTCCAAATCCGAGGGCGAGTTCAAGGCAAGACTATGGCAGCTTGTCATGATGGCGAAAAGCAGTCTCGAAATCAAGCGTAAGATCATCGAGGACCAGACCGCGAAAGGCCTGTATCCGTTCTCCGCGCACTACCTGCGCAACATCAAAATGCGCACCGGCCAGTATTGGTTTAATCACTTCAATACCATCGGCGTACTGGGCATGAACGAAGCTCTGCTAAACTTCTTTGGCGACGGCACGGACCTGACCACGGAAAAAGGACAGGAATTCGCCGTTTCCATCATGAATTACATGCGCGATTTAATGACGCAGATCCAGGAAGAAACCGGCCACTTCTACAATCTGGAAGCAACGCCGGCAGAGGGTACGAGCTATCGTCTGGCGGAGCTGGACCGCAAGAAATATCCTGAGATCATCTGCGCCGGCGACGAAAAGGTCCCTTATTATACGAACTCCACACAGCTTCCCGTCGGTTTTACGGACGATATTTTCGAGACAATGGACCTGCAGGACGAGCTGCAAAGCCTGTATACGGGCGGTACGGTGCTGCACCTGTATTTGGGCGAGCGTATCTCGGATATTGAGGTCGCCAAAAAACTGATCCGGAAAATCTTTACCAATTATAAGCTTCCGTACATCTCCCTGACGCCTACGTTCTCCATTTGCCATGAGCACGGGTATTTAAGCGGCGAGCAGTTTACCTGCCCCGAATGCGGGAACGATACGGAGGTCTGGAGCCGCGTCGTTGGTTACCTGCGTCCGGTACAGAATTTCCATAAGGGTAAAAAGACCGAATACGACGAGCGCGTTAAATACGCGATCAAAGAAAATTCGCTGTGA
- a CDS encoding (Fe-S)-binding protein, which translates to MHMKITAVYFSPTGGTQKYVRQIAAELSEEYTEIDLTNRDTRLEEHFFTGDDLVVLGVPVYYGRVPQIEGGLLNRLHGDHTPVVLVLSYGNRAFDDALLELSDLCAKQDFYTVAAFTGIAQHTFSPKIAAGRPHAEDLALARGFAAQLDPLPTSVPTLPGTRPYSPYGSVPFAPKGDKSCTGCGVCSKICPAGAIDPSAPRKTDTAKCIRCFACIKQCPTLSRKLSNPLFRAAAKKLEDNLTKTDQQCESFLP; encoded by the coding sequence ATGCACATGAAAATAACGGCAGTTTATTTCAGCCCCACAGGCGGAACACAGAAATACGTACGGCAAATCGCCGCAGAATTAAGCGAGGAATATACGGAAATTGATTTAACCAACAGGGATACGCGGCTTGAGGAACACTTTTTCACAGGGGATGACCTGGTCGTTTTAGGCGTGCCCGTCTATTACGGACGGGTTCCGCAGATCGAGGGCGGGCTTTTGAATCGTCTGCACGGCGACCATACGCCTGTCGTCCTCGTTTTAAGCTATGGCAACCGTGCCTTTGACGACGCGCTGCTGGAGCTTTCGGACCTTTGCGCCAAACAGGATTTTTATACGGTAGCCGCTTTTACCGGAATCGCGCAGCATACGTTCTCTCCTAAAATAGCGGCTGGCAGGCCGCATGCAGAGGACCTCGCGCTTGCCCGCGGTTTTGCCGCGCAGCTTGATCCGCTTCCCACTTCCGTTCCCACCCTCCCCGGAACACGTCCCTACAGTCCTTACGGCAGCGTGCCGTTTGCTCCCAAGGGGGATAAGTCCTGCACAGGCTGCGGGGTCTGCTCGAAAATTTGTCCCGCGGGCGCCATCGACCCCTCCGCTCCGAGGAAAACGGATACGGCAAAGTGCATTCGCTGTTTTGCCTGTATCAAGCAGTGCCCCACGCTCTCGCGCAAACTTTCCAATCCTCTTTTTCGCGCCGCAGCAAAGAAACTGGAAGATAACCTCACCAAAACCGATCAACAGTGCGAAAGCTTTTTGCCGTAA
- a CDS encoding ABC transporter: MRRILKYLKPYAVLVIAAVVLLFGQAYCDLSLPNYMSKIVDTGIQQGGIESAAPQAVSEGTMNTLKGFMEEDQKPLVEASYTLVSKDSADYDTYLKKYPALENENIYVENQVDEQTQLELGAIFARPFASVSAIGQVIEAQQSGLDTIALDKQQNADGTEKTAEIPPAIMQFMMYYAQQPEGTDFFAALNTYPDAGQVYGALNELLDEKLNGMDASMLQQMAIPAVKAEYSALGMDTTAIQQNYIWSNGGLMLLLALGSAACTVVVGLLAAKAGAGVARDLRERTFTKVENFSNVEFDKFSTASLITRNTNDVTQIQMVLILMIRMVIYAPIMGVGGVIMALNKSVSMSWIIALAVIVLLGFIGSIFAVVMPKFKKIQALVDRLNLVMRESLSGLMVIRAFNTQKFELDRFDKANEDLTKTSLFVNRAMVLMMPVMMLIMNGISVLIIWVGANQIAASSMQVGDMMAFIQYAMQIIMAFLMMSMMFIMLPRASVSANRIADVLETEPEITDPPNPRKFTDPKGLLEFKDVCFAYPGADANVLTDINFVARPGETTAFIGSTGAGKSTVANLIPRFYDVTSGSVTIDGIDVRDVTRHDLRDQLGYVPQKSVLFSGTVASNLRLGDEDASDEQLEKAAEQAQAMEFISKSKRGFDGGISQGGANVSGGQKQRLSIARALVKDPNIYIFDDSFSALDFKTDATLRAAIKEKTKDKTVLIIAQRVGTIMDAHQIIVLDEGRIVGKGTHKELMKNCEAYREIALSQLSEEELTNE; this comes from the coding sequence ATGAGGCGTATACTAAAGTATTTAAAGCCTTATGCCGTGCTCGTCATTGCAGCAGTCGTACTGTTATTCGGGCAGGCGTACTGCGACTTATCGCTTCCTAATTATATGTCGAAAATCGTTGATACCGGCATACAACAGGGCGGCATTGAAAGCGCGGCGCCGCAGGCGGTAAGCGAGGGAACCATGAATACCTTAAAGGGATTCATGGAAGAGGATCAAAAACCCTTAGTAGAAGCAAGCTACACGCTCGTTAGCAAAGACAGCGCGGATTATGATACCTATTTGAAAAAATATCCGGCGCTCGAGAATGAAAATATTTATGTGGAGAACCAAGTAGACGAGCAGACACAGCTTGAACTCGGCGCGATTTTCGCGCGGCCGTTTGCGTCTGTAAGTGCGATCGGACAGGTCATAGAGGCGCAACAGAGCGGCCTTGATACCATCGCGCTGGATAAACAGCAAAATGCGGACGGAACGGAGAAAACCGCCGAAATCCCGCCGGCGATCATGCAGTTTATGATGTATTACGCGCAGCAGCCGGAGGGAACGGATTTTTTTGCCGCCTTAAACACGTATCCGGACGCCGGACAGGTATACGGGGCGTTAAATGAGCTTCTCGACGAAAAACTGAACGGAATGGACGCCAGCATGCTCCAGCAGATGGCGATTCCGGCGGTAAAGGCGGAATACTCTGCGCTGGGGATGGATACTACGGCGATCCAGCAGAACTACATATGGAGCAATGGCGGCCTGATGCTTCTTCTGGCGCTGGGCAGCGCGGCCTGTACCGTTGTCGTCGGCTTGCTTGCCGCCAAAGCGGGCGCGGGCGTTGCGCGCGACCTGCGGGAGCGGACATTTACCAAGGTGGAGAACTTTTCCAATGTGGAATTTGATAAATTCTCGACGGCGTCGCTCATTACACGCAACACCAACGACGTGACGCAGATACAGATGGTGCTGATCCTCATGATCCGTATGGTCATCTATGCGCCTATTATGGGCGTGGGCGGCGTCATTATGGCGCTCAATAAGAGCGTATCCATGTCGTGGATCATCGCGCTGGCGGTCATCGTCCTGCTGGGCTTTATCGGTTCGATCTTTGCGGTCGTCATGCCAAAGTTCAAGAAGATACAGGCCCTTGTGGACCGCTTAAACCTGGTCATGCGCGAGAGCCTTTCAGGGCTGATGGTCATCCGTGCTTTCAACACGCAAAAATTTGAACTCGACCGCTTTGACAAGGCAAACGAAGACCTGACAAAAACATCATTGTTCGTCAACCGGGCGATGGTGCTGATGATGCCTGTCATGATGCTGATCATGAACGGAATCTCCGTACTTATCATTTGGGTGGGCGCGAACCAGATTGCCGCTTCTTCCATGCAGGTAGGCGATATGATGGCGTTTATCCAGTATGCGATGCAAATCATTATGGCTTTCCTCATGATGTCCATGATGTTCATTATGCTGCCGCGTGCTTCCGTATCGGCAAACCGTATTGCGGACGTGCTGGAGACGGAACCGGAAATCACGGATCCTCCAAACCCAAGGAAATTTACTGACCCCAAGGGACTGCTGGAATTTAAGGATGTATGCTTTGCATACCCGGGGGCGGATGCTAATGTGTTGACAGATATTAATTTTGTCGCCAGACCGGGCGAGACGACGGCGTTCATCGGCTCGACCGGCGCGGGAAAATCTACGGTGGCGAACCTTATCCCGCGTTTTTACGACGTAACGAGCGGCAGCGTCACGATCGACGGGATCGACGTGCGCGATGTGACGCGTCATGACCTGCGCGACCAGCTCGGATACGTGCCGCAAAAATCGGTGCTGTTCTCGGGCACGGTTGCTTCCAACCTGCGGCTGGGCGACGAGGACGCGAGTGACGAACAACTTGAAAAAGCGGCTGAACAGGCGCAGGCAATGGAATTTATCAGCAAAAGCAAGCGCGGCTTTGACGGCGGTATCTCGCAGGGCGGCGCCAACGTTTCGGGCGGGCAGAAGCAAAGGCTCTCCATCGCGCGTGCGCTGGTGAAAGATCCCAACATCTATATCTTTGACGACAGCTTTTCGGCACTTGACTTTAAAACGGACGCGACGCTGCGGGCGGCGATCAAGGAAAAGACAAAGGATAAAACAGTGCTCATTATTGCTCAGCGCGTAGGCACGATCATGGATGCGCATCAGATCATCGTACTTGACGAGGGCAGGATCGTCGGCAAGGGCACGCATAAGGAATTGATGAAGAATTGCGAAGCATACCGCGAAATCGCGCTGTCGCAGCTTTCGGAGGAGGAATTGACAAATGAGTGA